A genomic window from Purpureocillium takamizusanense chromosome 2, complete sequence includes:
- a CDS encoding uncharacterized protein (COG:S~EggNog:ENOG503NW93), which translates to MQGLKRDRACLAGMPVEILLEIYHHLDIAAIFELSAVNRSFFNFYLRRKATILLPVLERDFGPFDELLQVYTASADDINVKDDLYKPRRIVFRRFVGDAGLMLTQYSPAPNVPVEGIGNGFIRVDQSRRAAPSPALSQKTSVLTENDLGGLLQHCRLVQRWEALFPQMRWFNQPEDCRFLRPHESFRFRRALYRWWLYGLYFHGEFPRPRVGHPEPHVDDIRTSQMRHHSTAELLELMDFLETIKDVILHYICPRLDPSQSTIEGEVAPNGLADRSHSLATSWMDQSRWGRVIRTYAKLGPEELLYYFDNIYSYPRKRLITEIRLQHPSFTFDQESIQIAVRCALDERHWLDKKPSLAEDRCGGIIDFDDERDEQRGALKHDGSPDGSLPQGARPVPSFSRYSPRGDDGSFMDDHYHLSGFEGRVAAAMALDAVV; encoded by the exons ATGCAAGGACTAAAGAGAGATAGGGCTTGTTTGGCAGGCATGCCGGTCGAAATATTGCTCGAAATCTACCACCACCTGGACATTGCTGCCATCTTCGAGCTTTCAGCAGTCAACAGGTCGTTCTTCAATTTCTACCTCCGAAGAAAGGCTACTATCCTGCTTCCAGTCCTCGAGAGAGATTTCGGCCCGTTTGACGAGCTCCTCCAGGTCTACACAGCGTCTGCTGACGACATCAACGTCAAAGATGACTTGTATAAGCCGCGCCGCATCGTCTTCAGGCGCTTTGTTGGAGATGCCGGGCTTATGCTAACACAATACTCTCCTGCGCCGAATGTGCCTGTTGAGGGTATCGGCAATGGGTTCATCCGTGTAGATCAAAGTCGCAGGGCAGCTCCGTCGCCAGCATTGAGTCAGAAGACGTCCGTGTTGACAGAGAAtgatctcggcggcctcttgCAGCACTGTCGGCTCGTTCAGAGGTGGGAAGCGCTGTTCCCGCAGATGAGGTGGTTCAATCAACCTGAAGACTGCCGTTTCTTGCGACCCCATGAGTCGTTCAGATTTCGCAGAGCCTTGTACAGGTGGTGGCTCTATGGCCTCTACTTTCATGGCGAGTTTCCTCGCCCACGCGTGGGGCATCCTGAGCCGCATGTGGACGACATTCGAACCAGTCAAATGCGCCATCACTCTACtgccgagcttcttgagtTGATGGATTTTCTGGAAACCATCAAGGACGTGATTTTGCACTATATCTGCCCGCGCTTGGATCCGAGTCAAAGCACA ATCGAGGGCGAAGTCGCTCCCAATGGACTTGCAGACCGGAGCCACTCGCTCGCCACCAGCTGGATGGACCAAAGTCGTTGGGGCCGTGTCATTAGAACGTATGCGAAACTTGGTCCCGAGGAACTGTTGTACTACTTCGACAACATTTACAGCTACCCGCGGAAACGCCTGATCACAGAGATTCGGCTCCAACACCCCAGCTTTACCTTTGATCAAGAGTCCATCCAAATTGCCGTTCGCTGTGCGCTGGATGAGCGGCATTGGTTGGACAAGAAGCCCAGTCTGGCAGAGGATCGTTGCGGTGGAATCATCGACTTTGATgatgagcgcgacgagcagAGAGGCGCTCTCAAGCATGACGGCAGCCCGGATGGGTCATTGCCTCAAGGTGCCCGGCCTGTGCCATCATTTTCGAGGTACTCTCCGCGAGGCGATGACGGCTCGTTCATGGACGACCATTACCATTTATCTGGGTTTGAAGGGCGTGTGGCTGCGGCGATGGCCTTGGATGCCGTAGTCTAG